In Methanothrix sp., a genomic segment contains:
- a CDS encoding sigma factor-like helix-turn-helix DNA-binding protein — protein sequence MADVRRIVDLYELHKSYKKVARELNISRYTVKKHLHQVKDVQEGLCPFSNSPYCARRWPADEIDLRPRCKSSSSRRAPKRRDP from the coding sequence ATGGCAGATGTACGTAGAATCGTAGACCTGTACGAACTCCATAAGTCCTACAAAAAAGTAGCCCGCGAACTGAACATATCCCGGTACACTGTGAAAAAGCATCTTCATCAGGTCAAAGATGTGCAAGAAGGATTGTGCCCCTTTTCCAATTCCCCGTACTGCGCCCGCCGGTGGCCCGCTGACGAGATCGATCTGCGCCCTCGATGCAAGAGTTCAAGTTCTCGCAGGGCCCCTAAAAGGAGAGACCCATGA
- a CDS encoding FtsX-like permease family protein: MPNLAHNIVPVFELTVALRHIIYRKRGTILSVAAIALAVSISLVSIFMMDGFRNMLFDIIIEDLPHVVVSPKEGEEYIYLHHSLTDRIWDMPGVVAVSASLGTSATFTYKENVENVAMSGVNPEDFERIYHIGEYMIQGELISIQSGKKVILGRKLAERLKVKMDQTLYASFPDARETSLVVSGIFDPPMGWPEDLALVSLGTARTFLNQGDVVSSVDIKLKDVYQGDAIARSLRDHGYKADSWQKLYPEILETLAIESFENNLIMLLILIIASFGVGSVMYLLVNEKTSEIGMLMAMGARGQSIMNIFLIESGLLGLMGGAAGAVLGLALSLYLKGLEFSMEAPGGQTVTLPVLISPKSFLVIIIAAIALSIIAGSYPAYKASRLDPALAINA, from the coding sequence GTGCCCAACCTGGCTCATAACATCGTTCCCGTCTTTGAGCTGACTGTTGCCTTGAGGCATATCATCTACCGAAAGAGAGGAACCATCCTCTCAGTCGCAGCCATAGCCTTAGCAGTATCCATCTCTCTTGTCTCCATCTTCATGATGGACGGCTTTCGGAATATGCTCTTTGATATAATAATTGAAGACCTGCCTCATGTCGTTGTCAGCCCCAAAGAGGGCGAGGAGTACATCTACCTCCATCACAGCCTCACCGACCGCATATGGGATATGCCGGGGGTGGTGGCAGTCTCCGCCAGCCTGGGGACCAGTGCCACCTTCACATATAAGGAGAATGTGGAGAATGTGGCCATGTCCGGGGTCAATCCAGAGGACTTTGAAAGGATCTACCATATCGGGGAGTATATGATCCAGGGAGAGCTCATATCCATACAGAGCGGCAAAAAGGTGATCCTGGGCAGGAAGCTGGCTGAGCGGCTGAAGGTCAAGATGGACCAGACCCTTTATGCCAGCTTCCCTGACGCCAGGGAGACCAGCCTGGTGGTCTCGGGGATCTTCGATCCGCCCATGGGCTGGCCTGAGGACCTGGCCCTGGTCTCCCTGGGCACCGCCAGGACCTTTCTGAATCAAGGGGACGTGGTATCCTCTGTGGACATAAAGCTGAAGGATGTCTACCAGGGGGATGCCATCGCCAGATCCCTGAGGGACCACGGATATAAGGCAGATAGCTGGCAGAAGCTCTACCCCGAGATCCTGGAGACCCTGGCCATAGAGAGCTTCGAGAACAATCTGATAATGCTGCTGATTCTGATCATCGCCTCATTCGGAGTGGGGAGCGTCATGTACCTGCTGGTCAATGAGAAGACCAGCGAGATCGGTATGCTGATGGCCATGGGAGCGAGAGGGCAGAGCATAATGAACATATTTCTGATCGAGAGCGGCCTGCTGGGGCTGATGGGCGGTGCGGCGGGCGCTGTTCTTGGACTGGCCCTCTCCCTTTACCTCAAGGGCCTGGAGTTCTCCATGGAGGCCCCAGGCGGGCAGACAGTCACCTTGCCGGTATTGATCAGCCCGAAGAGCTTCCTGGTGATAATAATAGCAGCAATAGCATTGAGCATCATCGCCGGCTCCTATCCTGCTTATAAAGCATCGCGGCTTGATCCCGCCCTGGCCATAAATGCATAA
- a CDS encoding tetratricopeptide repeat protein, whose translation MLKTCQDNDFNNCRSSTPAMSDYPLPRHQHLASGLLDEARTYLEELLRQDPDDSDLPYNLGLCNVDLGQLDWGIELLHRSLQLAPRTAYPWRSPTSGRATCRAPGSAPREP comes from the coding sequence ATGTTGAAGACCTGCCAGGATAACGATTTTAATAATTGCCGCTCATCTACGCCTGCAATGTCCGACTACCCTCTCCCGCGCCACCAGCACCTCGCCTCCGGCCTGCTCGACGAGGCCCGCACCTACCTAGAGGAGCTCCTCCGTCAGGATCCAGACGATTCCGATCTCCCCTACAATCTTGGTCTCTGCAACGTGGACCTCGGCCAGCTCGACTGGGGCATTGAGCTGCTACACCGCAGCCTTCAGCTCGCGCCCCGTACCGCGTACCCCTGGCGCTCGCCTACCAGCGGGCGTGCGACCTGCCGCGCGCCAGGGAGTGCGCCACGCGAGCCCTAG
- a CDS encoding transporter suffix domain-containing protein: protein MKVDAHSLKRRLGIALFILSFVFYGLLLLVPFITISTESKVAFSAAMVLLGEGSFWLSVILLGREAIEKYRRVNWRSRLSGLLKRN, encoded by the coding sequence ATGAAAGTTGATGCTCATAGCCTTAAGCGCCGGTTGGGAATAGCCCTATTCATCCTCTCCTTTGTTTTCTATGGATTGCTGCTCCTCGTGCCGTTCATCACCATCTCCACAGAATCCAAGGTAGCATTCTCCGCCGCCATGGTGCTCCTGGGAGAGGGCTCATTCTGGCTCTCAGTCATCCTTCTCGGCCGCGAGGCCATAGAGAAGTATCGAAGGGTAAATTGGCGATCTCGTCTTTCCGGACTGCTGAAAAGAAATTAA
- a CDS encoding tetratricopeptide repeat protein: protein MNNWTVWEKHKTIVRGSFSILILSVITIFYFIFSIVYLYLFSTTIGDKLGFFSIFIGLLSIDIAIFSLIDTTKQLNGVQADYWNVRGIDAKNKSKTFRNQGKCDEAVEAYEEAIQAFDKVIALDPENVKSRINKGNAFSDQGKHYEAIQAHDKADLAYSKAIEFYDEALDIDPKNAKAWNNKGTVLRDKSKYNEAIQAYKEAIKLDPKLVLVLNNKGDALHHQGHYNEAIRDYEKAIELDPRYALTWNNKGKALFDQGKYDEAIQAYEKAIELDPKNTQWWFAKGHALEIQKRYEQALHAYDKAIEFDPQNLAAWNNKGNVFRENGKYIKAINAYNKALEINPQDAMVWTNKGWALCLWNKHTLAIEYFDKAIKIDQNYALAWRNKGSALEELGRYEEAIYCYEAAIRLDKNDVQSWNSKGNAFFSRGKYIDALAAYDKAIEFDQKNANIWFNKGNALAILGRLVDALKCYNLANGLDPNFALAWYNKGIALHELGRHKEAQNAINKAKELGFEDF, encoded by the coding sequence ATGAATAATTGGACTGTATGGGAAAAACATAAAACCATTGTAAGAGGGTCCTTTAGTATTCTCATTTTATCGGTCATTACAATCTTTTATTTTATATTTTCTATTGTTTATTTATATTTGTTTTCTACAACCATTGGCGATAAACTGGGATTTTTTAGCATATTTATTGGATTATTAAGTATAGATATTGCAATATTTAGTTTAATCGATACTACGAAACAACTTAATGGCGTCCAAGCAGATTATTGGAATGTAAGAGGGATAGACGCCAAAAATAAAAGCAAGACATTCCGTAATCAAGGCAAATGTGATGAAGCCGTTGAGGCTTATGAAGAGGCCATTCAGGCTTTCGATAAAGTTATCGCATTAGATCCTGAAAATGTGAAATCCAGGATCAATAAAGGCAATGCATTTTCTGATCAAGGCAAGCACTACGAAGCTATCCAAGCGCATGATAAGGCTGATTTGGCATATTCAAAGGCAATTGAATTCTACGACGAGGCTCTCGATATAGATCCTAAAAATGCAAAAGCCTGGAACAACAAAGGCACTGTACTTCGAGATAAAAGCAAGTACAATGAGGCCATTCAAGCTTATAAAGAAGCTATCAAATTAGATCCTAAATTAGTTCTTGTTTTGAATAACAAGGGAGACGCCTTGCATCATCAAGGCCACTACAATGAAGCCATTAGGGATTATGAAAAAGCTATCGAGCTAGATCCAAGATACGCATTGACTTGGAACAATAAAGGCAAGGCACTCTTTGATCAAGGAAAGTATGATGAAGCAATTCAAGCTTATGAAAAAGCTATCGAGCTAGATCCCAAGAATACACAATGGTGGTTCGCTAAAGGCCATGCACTTGAAATCCAAAAAAGATACGAACAAGCCCTTCATGCCTACGATAAGGCCATTGAGTTCGATCCACAAAATTTAGCTGCATGGAATAATAAGGGCAATGTATTTCGCGAAAATGGCAAATATATAAAAGCTATTAACGCTTATAATAAAGCCCTCGAAATTAATCCCCAAGACGCAATGGTTTGGACTAATAAAGGTTGGGCACTCTGCCTTTGGAACAAGCACACTCTTGCCATCGAATATTTTGATAAAGCAATCAAAATAGATCAAAACTATGCATTGGCCTGGAGAAACAAAGGCTCAGCACTTGAAGAATTAGGAAGATATGAAGAGGCCATCTACTGCTATGAAGCTGCAATCAGATTAGATAAAAATGATGTCCAAAGCTGGAACAGCAAAGGAAATGCATTTTTTAGCCGAGGTAAATATATTGATGCTCTAGCGGCTTATGATAAGGCTATTGAGTTCGATCAAAAAAATGCGAATATATGGTTTAATAAAGGCAATGCTTTAGCAATTTTAGGGAGGCTCGTAGATGCCCTTAAATGCTATAACTTGGCAAATGGACTCGACCCAAATTTTGCGTTAGCTTGGTACAATAAAGGTATTGCTCTCCATGAATTGGGCAGGCATAAAGAAGCTCAAAACGCCATAAATAAAGCTAAAGAGCTTGGATTCGAAGATTTTTAA